In Legionella cardiaca, a genomic segment contains:
- a CDS encoding carboxypeptidase regulatory-like domain-containing protein codes for MKSHTALVSGFARSFISGQPIPDATISVLENKDLTFKTDSAGKFGPIEWPVGEPITLIFEKPGSFWSGYKTTQTATFIVPPEGINDNNYLKNISFQVPSNMAYKLLSFAMGGTEDSEACQVAATVTPPNTTMDDIPQGIEGVTVTLSPNVKPRTFYFGMFPIIHKTNPFIRSLKKTSLDGGVAFINVPPGDYVMEATKDDIQFSKVLIKARKGVIVNASPPNGPTMIKEPKLNEAEKTKSHFSFFKPALTIGLVTSVCIAGAVLNKSCSYSGQ; via the coding sequence ATGAAAAGTCATACTGCATTAGTATCTGGATTTGCCCGTTCATTTATATCCGGTCAACCAATTCCTGATGCAACAATAAGCGTACTTGAAAATAAAGATTTAACATTTAAAACAGATTCTGCCGGAAAATTCGGACCCATCGAATGGCCTGTTGGGGAACCAATCACCCTGATTTTTGAAAAACCGGGTTCTTTTTGGTCGGGATATAAGACAACACAAACTGCAACTTTTATAGTGCCGCCAGAAGGAATAAATGATAACAACTATCTAAAAAATATTTCCTTTCAAGTACCCTCAAATATGGCTTATAAGCTTCTTTCATTCGCCATGGGCGGCACCGAAGATTCAGAAGCTTGTCAAGTTGCGGCAACCGTTACCCCACCGAATACCACCATGGATGATATTCCACAGGGTATTGAGGGGGTTACAGTAACACTGTCACCCAATGTCAAGCCAAGAACATTTTATTTCGGTATGTTTCCAATTATTCACAAAACAAATCCCTTTATTAGATCATTAAAAAAGACATCATTAGATGGTGGTGTTGCATTTATCAATGTCCCACCTGGTGATTATGTGATGGAAGCTACAAAGGATGATATACAATTCTCCAAGGTACTCATTAAAGCACGTAAAGGCGTCATTGTGAACGCAAGTCCACCCAACGGTCCCACCATGATAAAAGAGCCTAAGTTAAACGAAGCGGAAAAAACAAAAAGCCACTTTAGCTTTTTTAAACCCGCATTAACAATAGGGTTAGTAACTAGCGTCTGCATAGCTGGAGCGGTGCTAAATAAATCTTGCTCTTATTCTGGGCAATAA
- the queF gene encoding NADPH-dependent 7-cyano-7-deazaguanine reductase QueF (Catalyzes the NADPH-dependent reduction of 7-cyano-7-deazaguanine (preQ0) to 7-aminomethyl-7-deazaguanine (preQ1) in queuosine biosynthesis) has translation MNETLEKKYQTKPEQSELGQVSSYDPHYNPERLFAIPRAAKRNEIGVDPNQLPFYGFDCWNHYEVSWLNEKGKPMVAIAEIIYDCATPYLIESKSLKLYFNSFNNSRFNDREVVRQTVERDLAARLGGNVQVRILPLQEKELSIIQSTFTGECIDDIDTTCSVYLVEPSYLSVGESKVEETLYSDLLKSNCLVTNQPDWGSVQIMYTGKQINREGLLKYIVSFRNHNEFHEQCIERIFVDIMTRCKPEKLTVYGRYTRRGGLDINPYRSTHHVDPRGLNHRLPRQ, from the coding sequence ATGAATGAAACATTGGAAAAAAAATATCAAACCAAACCTGAACAGTCTGAATTGGGGCAAGTATCCAGTTATGACCCTCATTATAATCCAGAACGCTTATTCGCCATTCCTCGTGCAGCCAAACGTAACGAGATTGGTGTTGATCCCAATCAGCTCCCTTTTTATGGTTTTGATTGTTGGAATCATTACGAAGTGTCTTGGCTCAACGAGAAAGGTAAACCCATGGTTGCGATTGCCGAGATTATTTATGATTGTGCTACGCCGTATTTAATTGAGTCGAAATCATTAAAACTGTATTTTAATTCGTTTAATAATTCTCGCTTTAACGATAGAGAAGTGGTCAGACAAACAGTAGAACGTGATTTAGCAGCCCGTTTAGGGGGAAATGTGCAAGTCAGAATACTCCCGCTGCAAGAAAAAGAATTGTCTATCATCCAATCCACTTTTACGGGTGAATGTATTGATGACATCGATACAACCTGTTCTGTTTATCTCGTGGAACCGAGTTATCTTTCTGTAGGCGAGAGTAAGGTAGAAGAAACCCTGTATTCTGATTTATTAAAATCCAATTGTCTGGTAACTAATCAGCCAGATTGGGGTAGTGTGCAAATTATGTATACTGGTAAACAAATTAATCGAGAAGGTTTGTTGAAATATATAGTCTCTTTCCGTAACCATAATGAATTTCATGAGCAATGTATTGAGCGAATCTTTGTGGATATCATGACGCGCTGCAAACCAGAAAAACTCACAGTCTACGGACGCTATACTCGACGTGGTGGTTTAGATATTAATCCTTACCGTTCAACGCATCATGTGGACCCGAGGGGATTAAATCACCGATTACCCAGGCAGTAG
- a CDS encoding methyltransferase domain-containing protein, translating into MEYTKQILAMLRVGDFAHPGEIEAIDLALSPIMKDSDAHFLDVGCGLGGTAHYVQKQGWGKVTGIDIDANLIAYAQSHYPEIEFLCNDILQPDGFGYKKFQCIYSFSAFFCFASQKLALKRLAQFAASNGMLVLFDYSKQNEARIESPFPWSKTASRFNPICLPELKKQLRTTGWQFKESVDLSQQFIHWYILLLQSFEQKREAVIQQFGEEPWNILYSGFQQLLKDLNAQKVGGIVVYAHRAPV; encoded by the coding sequence ATGGAATACACTAAACAAATCCTTGCTATGTTAAGAGTAGGTGATTTTGCTCATCCTGGTGAAATTGAGGCAATTGATCTTGCATTATCCCCCATAATGAAAGATAGCGATGCTCATTTTCTTGACGTAGGATGTGGTTTGGGTGGTACTGCTCATTATGTACAAAAGCAAGGATGGGGGAAAGTAACAGGAATTGATATTGATGCAAATTTAATTGCCTATGCCCAATCGCATTATCCTGAGATTGAATTTTTATGTAATGACATTTTACAGCCAGATGGATTTGGGTATAAAAAGTTTCAATGCATTTATAGCTTCAGTGCTTTTTTTTGTTTTGCCTCTCAAAAACTTGCGCTAAAACGATTAGCACAATTTGCTGCATCCAATGGAATGCTTGTTTTGTTTGATTACTCAAAGCAGAATGAGGCTCGCATTGAAAGCCCGTTTCCCTGGTCAAAAACAGCCTCTCGGTTTAACCCAATTTGCTTGCCAGAATTAAAAAAGCAGTTGCGGACAACAGGATGGCAATTCAAAGAAAGTGTTGATCTTAGTCAACAATTTATCCATTGGTATATTTTGCTCCTACAGTCTTTTGAACAAAAGCGCGAAGCGGTTATTCAGCAGTTTGGTGAAGAACCCTGGAACATTCTCTATTCAGGTTTCCAGCAATTATTAAAGGATCTGAATGCTCAAAAAGTGGGTGGTATTGTGGTTTATGCACATCGAGCCCCCGTTTAA
- a CDS encoding DMT family transporter yields MNKRTSLALFVLILLGFIWGSGYTLAKYAITNGVPAFGYSFWQSAGPAMLLTLTCLLTGNYSVLLPQYWPYFLTCGLIGIAIPNTNMYLIASHLPAGLLAVLVNTVPLLVYPMALLVKQERFDTWRMIALFVGMLGIFLIISPTFQGLVSSWAILAFLSPFAFALCSIYITAKQPQPLNALQAASGMLVASTLLLLPLVIQQHSFYSLIGPITKVKQVVILEIFLSSIGYLLFFSLLRLAGPVFYSLTGGMVALTGLFWGFIVFKELPTTLQILAIFLIISALFLLSWRQSKLQEAI; encoded by the coding sequence ATGAATAAACGCACCTCGCTGGCTCTCTTTGTCCTTATATTATTAGGATTTATTTGGGGTTCCGGTTACACACTGGCAAAATACGCGATAACAAATGGTGTTCCTGCATTCGGCTATTCTTTTTGGCAATCGGCGGGACCTGCTATGCTGTTAACATTAACTTGTCTTCTAACAGGCAATTACAGCGTCTTACTCCCCCAGTATTGGCCTTATTTTTTGACCTGCGGTCTGATTGGCATTGCGATTCCTAATACAAACATGTATTTAATTGCCAGTCATCTTCCAGCTGGTTTACTCGCTGTTCTGGTCAATACAGTCCCTTTATTGGTTTATCCAATGGCCTTGCTCGTTAAGCAAGAACGTTTTGACACATGGCGTATGATTGCATTATTTGTCGGTATGTTGGGTATTTTTCTTATCATTAGCCCTACATTCCAGGGTTTAGTCTCTAGCTGGGCTATTTTAGCCTTCCTCAGTCCGTTTGCCTTTGCTCTTTGTTCAATTTATATCACGGCTAAGCAACCACAACCACTAAATGCACTACAAGCAGCAAGCGGTATGCTTGTGGCTTCAACTTTACTCCTCCTTCCTTTGGTAATACAGCAGCATAGCTTCTACTCACTCATAGGGCCTATAACAAAAGTAAAACAAGTTGTTATTTTGGAAATATTTTTATCCAGTATTGGTTATTTACTCTTTTTTAGTTTATTACGTTTAGCTGGACCTGTTTTTTATAGTTTGACGGGTGGTATGGTTGCATTAACAGGTTTATTTTGGGGATTTATTGTCTTTAAAGAGCTACCCACTACGTTACAAATACTCGCCATCTTTTTAATTATTTCTGCTCTTTTTCTGCTATCATGGCGGCAATCGAAATTGCAGGAGGCGATATGA
- a CDS encoding rhodanese-like domain-containing protein codes for MNEIEIPTISVQELKKRLDADPALCLIDVRELSEWQILRIPHAIHIPKDELPNRISTHISDLNHPIYLHCKGGVRSLYAANCLLEMGYKKVYSVDGGIMEWTMFGYPVEEKHPA; via the coding sequence ATGAACGAAATCGAAATACCAACAATTAGTGTACAGGAATTAAAAAAAAGATTGGATGCAGACCCAGCATTATGCTTGATTGATGTAAGAGAACTTTCCGAATGGCAAATTCTACGCATTCCACATGCAATTCACATCCCTAAAGATGAATTACCAAACCGTATTAGCACACATATTTCTGATTTGAATCACCCCATTTATCTTCATTGTAAGGGTGGCGTTCGCTCACTTTACGCGGCCAATTGTTTATTGGAGATGGGCTATAAAAAAGTGTACTCAGTGGATGGCGGCATCATGGAATGGACAATGTTTGGCTATCCGGTTGAGGAGAAACACCCTGCGTAA